The genomic DNA AAATCtattgacataatttatttagacttcaaaaaagcattcgattctgtcCCACACGAAAGACTGTTATTAAAATTAGCCTCGTATGATATTACTGGTAACTTACTGCATGAACTGGACAAAAAAAACTTCTTAACAGGTAGGACACAATTATGGTTAAGATAGGAGAAGAAAAGTCAACTTGTGCAAACGTAATCAGTGGTATTCCACAGGGCAGTATTCTTGGACCAGTACTTTTTTCAATATATTTATATAAACGACCTTCCTGCttgtatacaaagtatgtgtaaaatgtttgcagatgacactaaaaTTTATGGTGATGCACGCAACAATCACACATTACAAGCTGATTTATATACACTACAAGAATGGTCTGACAAATGGAACCTTTATTTTAGtgtttcaaagtgtaaagtaatgcacataggaaaaaaatccaaataacaattaccacatgaaaatagaaaacacGACACAGAATACTGAGAAATGCCATAGTGAAAAAGGCCTAggaataatgtttgacaataaactttcctttgatacacatattgataatAAAAGCCATTCACATGATTGGTGTAATTAAGAGAGCCTTCAATTACTTAGacaaagatatatttctcaatttatataaagcattagttagatcgcaTGTGGAATAtagtaatattgtgtggcacccataccttaagagacaatctatagcattagaaagggtccaaagaagagcaacgaaattattaaaagaatgcaagaatattagttaccaacaaagacttacatacttaaatctacatGCACTACCAATCGaggttaaacttgcacaaaatactaacacgttcaaaaatctccttgacaacaacatcttaaaagaaaaaaaatgttgactttgataaataaaacaaaattcttGCAGAAATGTACTTGCGtacaccgcccaacaacaacaaaagaaaatggaagaagtgaagatgaagattcgatggggacataaaaaggccgagaggtctaggcagatgactgccagtccctatactactgctactactactagtactactatatTGTGTGTATAATTTGGCATTAGAATGTATATGATTTGTCATCAAAGTCCCTTGAAGAAGGCCAGAGGCCGAAGTATTGGAAAACCTAGTGAACCTAAACTTGCTGGCTCCTCTTTTTACAtgtctggtgcacacacacacacacacacacacacacacacacacacacacacacacacacacacacacacacacacaccgacaaacaaaacaaaacaactgacaacaatatatatatatatatatatatataagatgaattttttttatatgttcgttacacacacacacacacacacacacacacacacacacacacacacacacacacaagatatggGATACTCGAACACACTGACTCAAAtgcgcaaacagacagacagacagagagagggcgcaTCTTCGTCTCAAACCGAAGCGATTTCCCTATGTTTCGGTGAACCGACTGTATCCAAAATACCGGTATGGAAAATAAATTGGATGTGAAGGCATGGGTGACTCCTTATTTTAAGCTTTTAAAAtgcattgttttgtactgtagttTTCAAAATATAATTTTATTTTGAACACATTGATACGCTTTTTTTTATCAACATAATACACTCGAAATAGGACATTATAAACATTTGACATTTCATCCAAATTCCTATCCACGTATTTGGAATAAATCAAATGCAGACGACGGCAAGGAAATAAACACCGATTGCAGACAAAATGGATTGTTCTGATATTATGGAATGCAGCTGTAAATTGCATGACGCTGTCCTTGAAGGAAATTTTGAAATGATCAAAAACATATTAGAGACGTCATCTTGCAATGTGAATGAGACTGATGAAAAACACTGGAATGGCCGCACAGCACTTCATTTGGCAGCTATGAAAGGAAAAAGTGACATTGTTGCATTGCTGCTGGAGAAAGGTGCCGACGTTTCCTCTTGTGATAATCGCGGGAACACACCTTTGCATTGGTGCGGTCATCCAGAAACAATCGAGTTGCTGGTTGAATACGGTGCCAACGTTTTACAATGGTGATTTTTGTGCCCCTTCCTCCTACAAGCACACATTTAGCATCTTGTTGGTCTTGCCAAAAGCACACCTCGCAGTCGAAGGCCTTGTGTATGATCTTCCTTCCGTAGAGTGAGCACAGTCAATACCTGACTGTTCTGTCACTTACTGAAAGGAGGTCTGCGGAAAATGTATCTAAGTCTACTTAGAGTGGATAGGTTTCCTTgccggaaaaaaaaaggtttttgacCGGTAGGCCACAACTTTTCGCTTTTCGCCCAACTGCAAGCAACTGGACTAGCCGGCCCCCAGATCCACCTATATAGTGTGGAAGCTAGGAAAAAGTATCTTCTGGTATTTATGGCCTGGAGACCATTGACCCAAAGGTGTCGACTGAGCTGGCCTGGAGCAAGGCGCTCCAATCCCGGAGGAAACCATCCTGCCTATATCTAGTTTTACAAAAGATTTGCTCCAGTTGCTCAGTGTGGGTGCTTCGTTGCCGTGGTGGTGTTGATACCAGCTTTGCTGTCAGTTAGTCCATGCTTACATGATTATGCTTGATATTATAAAGCATGGTCAGTCTGGCGTTGTTGCAGGGAGGACCATCCAAGGTCTTGTAGCATTGCTGATACACTTGAGGTGTTCCGGTAGCGTCTCAGCAGAGGTCTGGCTACTTGTCTCTGGACTGTTTCAAGGAGATCAATGTCCTGTTGTTGGTAGGGATCCCAGACTGATGATGAATACTCCAGGATGGGGCGGACAGATGCCTTGTACACTAGTTCCCTAAGGTCTTGTTTGCTTTGGAACAGATGTTTTCAATATGCTTTCTCCAGCTCAGGTCTTTCTTTATCGTGACTCCTAGATATTTGGTGGAGTCTACCCTCTGTAGTGTTTGTCTGTGGAACATATAGTCATGCTCTTTTGGGTTCCTGCTTTTTGTCACGATCAAGGTGTTGCATTTGCCAGGATGGAAAACCATGTCCCAGCTCTTCTTCCACTCAGCGAGTTTGTTGAGGTCTTCTTGTAGCTGGGCATGGTCCTAGGATGCTGCTATTACTTTGTAAATTGCAGTGGCGTCTGCAAGCAGCCTTGTTTTCGATGATAAATTCTCAGGCAGGTTGTTAATATACACTAGGAAGAGGTATGGTCCCAGTACTGATCCTTGGGGTACTCTGGAACGCACATCTGTGTAACTGGAGCTGACTCCATTCACTGCCACTGCTTGCCTCCAGTTTCTGAGGAAATCCGTGATCCACTCTTTGGTCTATCCGCGAACTCCATAGTGATGGAGTTTATGCAGGAGTAGGCTGTGTTTGACTTTGACAAACACCTTAGCAAAGTCCATCATAAGGACGTTTGTCTGTTTTCCCTGCTCTTTGCATACAAAAGTGTCTGCACTTAATGAAAAGATGACCAGATCTACTACACAGTGTCAGCGCTGTTTCATGCAATATTGTGTTGAAGAGGGCTTGGTTTTGTTGTAAAAATGCTACCCCTGCCCCTCAACTCTTACCCCTTTATCTTTGATTAAGCTGTATTGGTTACCCATttccagattctttttttttttcaaccaacaTAATTGGCCATGGCAGACTCAATTTGTTGATGCAGATATTTTTTCTTGATCTGTTTATTACTTTCGCTTTATATCAAATATGTGCCATCCAGAAATGAACAGACAGCCtccttcctcccattcttttttcATCATATGTATTACAATGTATGCAGTATATACTGAgcggtgatgtgatgtgtgtttgtgtctgtgcatgagtgtgtatctTTACAGCAAGAAAGAAGGTGTATGCATGTCCAAATATCGAAAAGTATTCAGTAAAGAAAATTAGATTAAATAGGGAAGATATATGAACagtagagagagaaacatattCCGTATTACAGAAATTTTGAGTGGACAAGCAGATAAACTTGTGGATGATACAATAATAAGTAACTGCGTCATGATTTCATGTTCACTTTTGCTTTCAGCAACAACAGAGGTCTCACTCCCAGAGACATGGCTGAGAGGAGAGGGGTGTCTGGGTCAACACATGACCTGCTCTGTCAACTGGAACTGGAAGTCAAGGAATCTGGTGCTAGAGGCCACACTTTGGGTGCAGCTGCTGACAGTGACATTTCCAGCAGGTACTAGAGACTGAATTATTGTGCttcattgcattgcaatgttttgcattgcattgcattgtattgtattacattttgtcacaaaagatttctctctgtgaaattcaggctgccctccccagggagagtgcattgctacagtgTAATGCCACCcttatgatatttttttcttttgtctgcctACTAGTGTATTTccgggggttttgtttgtttgttgttgtttttcttgtcaagGAAACCAGTTTATATGCACAGCAGACACACCAACAGGCACAGGGAAATCCAGGAATGCAGAAAAGAGTGCTCCAGACTATCAGCAAGGACAGATACAagtgtgtttgaaatgaaacagttcttgGGTCTGACTTTCCTGATGGGCGTGATGATTTTTTTCCATAAAACTGATTTGACTGAGAGGACTGGACAATCGCATCTATGTTGATATCACTCAGAGTAGTCAAATGAATCATGTATATattcatttttatatattttacatATATgtctcttcttttaaaaaaaattttttattgtggttgttctggtataatttgtgtgtacagTTATTATCCATTATATTACTGCGCAAATGACAAATTAATGTCGGTAATGAACAAGTTAAAAATCGGACTAAAAAGaaaacactgattaaaaaaaaaaaattgcatgtctTTGGTAAAATACATAACTGGAAAATATCATGTATTttctattctttatttatttacctttctaAAAATGTGTACATTAATGGGTCTCCTTACAATaacaaaatgcacaaaaaaaattttcatatgtaccccttttttctttttttttaaatttcattttcattattacatGCATGTTTGAAAACATCAGAGTTAAAATATGTAAATGAAATACTATACTCAACATAGGTTTATAGAAGAAAAGGCAACAACA from Babylonia areolata isolate BAREFJ2019XMU chromosome 11, ASM4173473v1, whole genome shotgun sequence includes the following:
- the LOC143287349 gene encoding ankyrin repeat domain-containing protein 46-like; the protein is MDCSDIMECSCKLHDAVLEGNFEMIKNILETSSCNVNETDEKHWNGRTALHLAAMKGKSDIVALLLEKGADVSSCDNRGNTPLHWCGHPETIELLVEYGANVLQCNNRGLTPRDMAERRGVSGSTHDLLCQLELEVKESGARGHTLGAAADSDISSRHSVTMSNKRKKASSKQSLSGLWQECASELGSRNFLLLLLGVLGFSLYIAFILTGMHHGSGSRIPIEVH